The proteins below come from a single Lactobacillus johnsonii genomic window:
- a CDS encoding phage integrase SAM-like domain-containing protein: MRIQPMVNGKRKSVTRRADSKLEAQKLEIDLKVKYASYKNGLPSITDESQLLIEYTKFVEKKAQSITATTNRSWRYSLTLLGKYLKYENKVGIQLRDVDQHFFNDFGHWYLNNHPKASVKKSTVIDVTLAHFRTFFTFLIDKAVLAVNPIPKGYLKLFFKQSDFSTGRKWHLFSKDEISVLREELLKEYKGATIANSVSRLALIVDTYLGLRPEELQVLKFDQLVEYEGSYTFKIDDSWSERKPNGSLKDRPKGAYRYCLPIKNTEVIDLIKDFQIKQKKYLDEYGLKNTSGYIFLNLHNYKSISSNNQLPVTQKSLNEKLKAVCKNAGIEKQKDTVLALYSLRVYLSSLLGNDNRISNMYACQRMGNTIQVFLSTYVKENRESYKENSQLWNC, encoded by the coding sequence GTGCGAATTCAACCAATGGTCAATGGCAAGCGTAAAAGTGTAACAAGAAGAGCTGATAGTAAGCTTGAAGCACAGAAGCTTGAAATTGATTTGAAAGTGAAATATGCGAGCTATAAGAATGGCTTACCAAGTATTACTGATGAATCCCAACTTCTAATTGAGTACACCAAATTTGTTGAGAAAAAGGCTCAGTCTATTACTGCGACAACTAATCGAAGCTGGAGATATTCTTTAACTTTATTGGGTAAATACCTTAAGTATGAAAATAAAGTAGGTATTCAGTTGCGAGATGTTGACCAGCATTTCTTTAACGATTTTGGGCATTGGTATCTTAATAATCATCCTAAAGCAAGTGTTAAAAAGAGCACTGTGATAGATGTAACTTTGGCACATTTTCGAACTTTCTTTACTTTTCTTATAGATAAGGCTGTTCTTGCTGTAAATCCAATTCCTAAAGGCTATCTAAAATTATTCTTTAAGCAGTCTGATTTCAGCACAGGTAGAAAATGGCATCTTTTTTCTAAAGATGAAATTAGTGTTTTAAGGGAAGAATTACTTAAAGAATATAAAGGAGCCACGATTGCTAATTCTGTATCTAGGTTAGCTTTAATTGTAGATACTTATCTGGGATTACGACCAGAAGAATTACAAGTATTAAAGTTTGACCAATTAGTAGAGTATGAGGGTTCTTATACTTTTAAAATCGACGATAGCTGGTCTGAAAGAAAGCCTAATGGTTCTTTGAAAGACAGACCCAAAGGCGCTTATAGATATTGTTTGCCAATTAAGAATACTGAGGTAATTGATTTGATTAAAGATTTTCAGATTAAACAAAAAAAGTACCTCGATGAATATGGTTTAAAAAATACATCGGGATACATTTTTCTGAACTTACATAATTATAAATCAATTAGTTCAAATAACCAATTACCAGTGACACAAAAAAGCTTAAATGAAAAATTAAAAGCTGTTTGCAAGAATGCAGGGATTGAAAAGCAAAAAGATACAGTTTTAGCTTTGTATTCTTTGAGAGTTTATTTAAGCAGTTTACTTGGTAATGACAATCGCATATCTAATATGTATGCTTGCCAAAGAATGGGAAATACTATTCAAGTTTTTCTTTCAACTTACGTAAAGGAAAATCGAGAATCCTATAAAGAAAATTCACAGCTTTGGAATTGTTAG
- a CDS encoding APC family permease yields the protein MKQQNHLKRSLGFFSAISIVIGTIIGSGIFFKQASVLQSAHNSTLAISAWIFGGVITLAAGLTIAEIGAQMPYTGGLYVYIEKLYGRILGFLAGWMQVIVYGPAIIAAVGGFTGILIANFFNLNDSWRIPLSIGCMLFITIINFLDNKVGAAFSVITTIGKMIPIAAIIIFGIFWGQNNALGQTISDVKQSSGGFGVAVLATLFAYDGWILIANLGGEMKNPQKVLPQAIILGITIVLTIYTLITVGILRFIPADLIERLGEDTTTYLATKAFGNIGGKLLTLGIIISMLGTLNGKIITFPRIVYAMAKRNDLPFSSYLTYLTPKGKSPIVATIFITVLATLMLVLFDPDRLSDLCVFTIYCFYILAFFGIFKLRRENSNRPFSTPLYPLVPIVAILGGLFIVVSELFNDPAGVVLFLGIVAVGLPIFYYLKRKEKTSRNKAIEINENHD from the coding sequence ATGAAACAACAAAACCATCTTAAGCGTTCATTAGGCTTCTTTTCAGCTATTTCAATTGTTATTGGGACAATCATTGGATCAGGTATCTTTTTCAAACAAGCTTCAGTTCTTCAAAGTGCTCATAATTCAACCTTAGCTATTAGTGCTTGGATCTTTGGTGGTGTTATTACACTAGCAGCTGGTTTAACAATTGCTGAAATTGGAGCTCAAATGCCATATACTGGCGGATTATACGTTTACATTGAGAAGTTATATGGTCGGATTCTTGGTTTTCTAGCCGGATGGATGCAAGTTATCGTCTATGGCCCTGCAATTATTGCAGCCGTAGGTGGTTTTACCGGTATTCTTATCGCCAATTTCTTTAATCTAAATGATTCCTGGCGCATTCCTCTATCAATTGGGTGTATGCTTTTTATCACTATTATTAATTTTTTAGATAATAAGGTAGGTGCAGCATTTTCAGTTATTACTACAATTGGAAAAATGATTCCGATTGCTGCAATTATTATTTTTGGTATCTTTTGGGGTCAAAATAATGCCTTAGGTCAGACTATTTCTGACGTTAAACAAAGTAGTGGCGGATTTGGAGTTGCTGTGTTAGCTACCTTGTTTGCTTACGACGGCTGGATTTTAATTGCGAACTTAGGTGGTGAAATGAAAAATCCTCAAAAAGTCCTTCCGCAAGCGATTATCTTAGGAATTACGATTGTTTTAACGATCTACACTCTAATTACAGTCGGTATCTTACGCTTTATTCCAGCCGACCTTATTGAGCGCCTAGGAGAGGATACAACTACGTATTTAGCTACAAAAGCTTTTGGTAATATTGGTGGAAAGCTATTAACATTAGGAATAATTATTTCGATGCTTGGTACTCTCAATGGTAAAATTATTACTTTTCCAAGAATTGTTTATGCTATGGCTAAAAGAAATGATTTGCCATTTTCATCTTATTTAACCTATTTAACTCCAAAAGGAAAATCTCCTATCGTTGCTACTATTTTTATCACCGTATTAGCAACTTTAATGCTAGTATTGTTCGATCCTGATCGCTTATCAGACTTATGTGTCTTTACGATATATTGCTTTTATATTTTGGCCTTTTTCGGCATTTTTAAATTAAGACGAGAAAATTCTAATCGCCCTTTTAGTACTCCGCTCTATCCTTTAGTACCAATCGTTGCAATTTTAGGTGGATTATTTATCGTTGTCAGTGAACTATTTAATGATCCTGCTGGTGTAGTTCTATTTTTAGGAATAGTAGCTGTTGGCCTACCTATTTTTTACTATCTTAAGCGTAAGGAAAAAACAAGTAGAAATAAGGCGATAGAAATAAATGAAAATCATGATTAG
- a CDS encoding ISL3-like element ISLjo2 family transposase, whose product MSSLNDYIKFTLDIEDKNIIFSDYSNENINGKIYKIYLAELIQPTCPYCRSTNLKHNGHYVSNVRFITADASKPVTIRLRKQRVLCNYCLKRSMAQSNLVNKGCYISNTSKRKILSALTEDRSMTSIAREHNVSVNTVQRVLEVCSSKFYDAFDHLPEHLAFDEFKGVGKKLHFICLDGDTHKVVQILRTRFKPDILRYFYKFTPKARAMVKTVTMDLNCYYPLVARELFPNAQIVIDRFHMVQMLTRSFNIFRVQIMKQFNKRSREYKLLKSPWKLYLMKYDKLNKTTPYYDWHFKDCLTQEHVVLDGLDCDQTLENTYWVMQDFMTAIQDNDEKKVIHLLHSKQNVGKQMHQTLLTFKRNYSGVLNGITSTYSNGCLEGVNRKIKQIERTAYGYRNFKHLLIRIRLEENIIKEKESNSYFLAA is encoded by the coding sequence ATGTCCTCTTTAAATGATTATATTAAATTTACTCTTGATATTGAAGATAAAAACATTATTTTTTCTGATTATTCAAATGAAAATATTAACGGTAAGATTTACAAAATATATTTAGCTGAGCTGATCCAGCCTACTTGTCCTTATTGTCGTTCTACTAATCTTAAGCATAACGGTCATTACGTCTCTAACGTTCGTTTCATTACTGCTGATGCTAGTAAGCCCGTTACTATCAGATTAAGAAAACAACGTGTTCTCTGCAATTACTGTTTAAAAAGATCTATGGCTCAATCTAATCTGGTTAATAAAGGCTGCTATATCTCTAACACTTCTAAGCGAAAAATACTTTCTGCTCTTACTGAAGATCGTTCAATGACCAGCATTGCTAGAGAACATAATGTATCTGTCAACACGGTTCAAAGAGTATTAGAAGTCTGCTCTTCTAAGTTCTATGATGCCTTTGATCATCTCCCTGAACACTTAGCTTTTGATGAATTTAAGGGCGTAGGCAAAAAGCTTCACTTTATTTGTCTAGATGGTGATACTCACAAAGTTGTTCAAATTCTTAGAACTCGTTTCAAACCTGATATTCTACGCTATTTTTACAAGTTCACTCCTAAAGCTCGTGCAATGGTTAAAACAGTAACTATGGATCTTAATTGTTATTATCCTTTAGTTGCTAGAGAATTATTTCCAAATGCTCAGATAGTTATTGACCGTTTTCATATGGTTCAAATGCTTACTAGATCGTTTAATATTTTCAGAGTTCAAATCATGAAGCAATTTAATAAAAGAAGCCGTGAATATAAGCTTTTAAAGTCCCCTTGGAAGCTTTATCTCATGAAATATGACAAACTTAATAAGACTACTCCTTATTACGACTGGCATTTTAAGGACTGTCTAACACAGGAACATGTTGTCTTAGATGGTTTAGATTGTGACCAAACCTTAGAAAATACTTATTGGGTTATGCAGGACTTTATGACTGCTATTCAGGATAACGATGAAAAGAAAGTTATCCATCTACTTCATTCAAAACAAAATGTTGGTAAACAAATGCATCAAACTCTATTAACTTTTAAACGTAATTATTCTGGTGTCCTAAACGGTATTACCTCAACTTATTCTAATGGTTGTCTTGAAGGAGTTAACCGTAAGATTAAACAAATTGAACGTACTGCTTATGGCTATAGAAATTTCAAACATTTATTAATTAGAATTAGACTCGAAGAAAATATTATAAAAGAAAAGGAATCAAACAGCTATTTCTTAGCTGCTTAA
- a CDS encoding GNAT family N-acetyltransferase, with protein sequence MQPNKDSQTLDQIAPLVEYSFLKTNDLHQDVNFLSRYDHSMGVGEYKDGKLASYIMVNEFESRIFAKKVKMGGVGYVASYPENRGQGDINRLMNEIILELYRQNYAISNLAPFSESFYRRYGYENAIYEKMYKLNPAYLRFFKSVKEGKIVRGKWKDSDLKEAVIKLYQDKLNQNNQRNTVDREDWWWDRLDTYYPGRFICVYFDKNNQPAGYMFYRIRDREFRVKELYYKTPQAAKALLSIIASHSSSDLKYYVKMPESSLLGEFFPEQEGLKVQILPYMMTRIINVEQVLEALHLINTGKIKIEITDDEIVAENNGTWEIDQINKETKVRKTEKGPHYSGSLTNWTKVLLGHLTLKQAVRLGFIKEHHLVDNDFIKGEVSFYDYF encoded by the coding sequence ATACAGCCAAATAAAGATAGTCAAACTTTAGATCAAATTGCCCCATTAGTTGAATATTCCTTTTTAAAAACTAATGACCTTCATCAAGATGTTAATTTTTTAAGTAGATATGACCATAGTATGGGGGTTGGCGAATATAAAGATGGAAAATTAGCTAGTTACATCATGGTCAATGAATTTGAAAGTAGAATCTTTGCTAAAAAGGTAAAAATGGGTGGAGTTGGTTATGTAGCTTCATATCCAGAAAATCGCGGTCAAGGTGATATTAATCGCTTGATGAATGAAATTATTTTAGAGTTGTACAGGCAGAATTATGCTATTTCTAATTTGGCACCATTTTCTGAAAGTTTTTATCGACGTTATGGCTATGAAAATGCTATTTATGAAAAAATGTATAAATTAAATCCGGCTTATTTGCGCTTTTTTAAGTCAGTTAAAGAAGGAAAAATTGTCCGAGGAAAATGGAAAGATTCAGACTTAAAAGAAGCAGTCATAAAGTTATATCAAGATAAGCTGAATCAAAATAATCAAAGAAATACTGTTGATCGTGAAGACTGGTGGTGGGATCGTTTAGATACCTATTATCCTGGGAGATTTATCTGTGTCTACTTTGATAAAAATAATCAGCCAGCTGGCTATATGTTCTATCGTATTCGGGATAGGGAGTTTAGGGTGAAGGAGCTGTACTATAAAACGCCTCAAGCAGCGAAAGCCTTATTGAGCATTATTGCTAGTCATTCTTCAAGTGATTTGAAATATTATGTGAAAATGCCAGAATCAAGCTTACTAGGCGAATTTTTCCCAGAGCAGGAAGGATTAAAAGTTCAAATTTTACCTTACATGATGACTCGAATAATTAATGTTGAACAAGTATTAGAAGCCTTGCACTTAATTAATACCGGTAAAATTAAAATCGAAATAACTGATGATGAAATAGTTGCTGAAAATAATGGGACTTGGGAGATTGATCAGATAAACAAAGAGACTAAAGTGAGAAAAACTGAAAAAGGTCCCCATTATAGCGGCTCTTTAACTAATTGGACAAAAGTTTTATTAGGTCATTTAACTTTGAAACAAGCTGTTCGATTAGGATTTATTAAGGAACATCATTTAGTAGATAATGATTTTATAAAGGGTGAAGTTTCGTTTTATGATTACTTTTAA
- a CDS encoding 1-acyl-sn-glycerol-3-phosphate acyltransferase, with amino-acid sequence MIIGKKRQEVIFNIKRCVKEKKFNAKVEPDDPVLSKKDRLKLVEKFWANHNSPFSKAINILARGILNIGTPLLTLNTEIDNPESLSKLSSAIVTCNHYNQFDCLPLKRLAMKYHKRLYFVIEDTNLKLPNWIGFLMRNIDSIPVTASFRYLGRELPKHLNKIFSKKNRWIVVYPEQELWLNYRKPRPLQKGAYYYAAKMNVPIISCFVEIKDTNKQEKLHPEFNKTRWILHVLPTIYPDPKLSLAQNIEKMRKVDYLQKKAAYEKYYGKKLDYTFTDWDIAGYKKK; translated from the coding sequence ATGATTATTGGTAAAAAGCGACAAGAGGTTATTTTTAATATTAAAAGATGTGTTAAGGAGAAAAAATTTAACGCAAAAGTTGAACCAGATGATCCAGTTTTAAGCAAAAAAGATCGCCTAAAATTAGTAGAAAAATTTTGGGCTAATCATAATAGCCCCTTTTCTAAAGCTATTAATATACTTGCACGCGGAATCCTTAACATCGGAACGCCTCTTTTAACTTTAAATACTGAAATTGATAATCCTGAATCTCTTAGTAAGCTTTCTTCAGCTATTGTAACCTGTAATCACTACAATCAATTTGATTGTCTCCCTCTGAAGCGGCTCGCCATGAAATATCATAAGCGATTATATTTTGTTATCGAAGATACTAATTTAAAACTACCAAACTGGATTGGCTTTTTAATGAGGAATATTGATAGCATCCCGGTAACTGCTAGTTTTCGCTATTTAGGACGTGAGCTGCCAAAACACTTAAATAAAATCTTTTCTAAGAAAAATCGCTGGATTGTGGTATATCCAGAACAAGAATTATGGCTTAATTATCGAAAACCTCGTCCTCTGCAAAAAGGCGCCTATTATTATGCAGCTAAAATGAATGTTCCAATTATTTCATGCTTTGTAGAAATTAAGGACACTAACAAGCAAGAAAAACTGCATCCTGAATTTAACAAAACACGTTGGATTCTTCATGTTCTACCTACTATTTATCCTGATCCCAAACTCTCACTTGCTCAAAATATAGAAAAAATGCGTAAAGTTGACTACCTCCAAAAGAAAGCAGCATATGAAAAATATTATGGGAAGAAGTTAGATTATACTTTTACAGATTGGGACATTGCCGGCTATAAGAAAAAATAG
- a CDS encoding NAD(P)-dependent oxidoreductase, which produces MKVGIIGASGMAGSAIYKLASENKDLEVTGIVRDKEKAERVLGKDAHLLIGDVLTMDDSLLENFDVIVDAFGTTPEKAKDQVKLATKLCGLAKNKDIRVIFILGAGSLRTGIDNHLVVEDIKKLTGSENWINTPQEQLNELNYLKQVEDVDWLGISPALTFEAGPEAAGYMLGNNTLLFNNNNESKVTSGTMARLIVNEIVHPKHHKERITLVDE; this is translated from the coding sequence ATGAAAGTAGGTATTATTGGTGCTTCTGGAATGGCAGGGAGTGCTATTTATAAATTAGCTAGTGAAAACAAAGATCTTGAAGTTACAGGTATTGTCAGAGATAAAGAAAAGGCCGAAAGAGTTCTTGGTAAAGATGCTCACCTTTTAATTGGCGATGTTTTAACAATGGACGATAGCTTACTAGAAAACTTTGATGTAATTGTTGATGCCTTTGGTACAACTCCTGAAAAGGCAAAGGATCAAGTAAAGCTAGCAACTAAATTATGTGGTCTAGCTAAGAACAAGGATATTAGAGTAATCTTTATCTTAGGTGCAGGTAGTCTTAGAACTGGAATTGATAACCACTTGGTAGTGGAAGACATTAAGAAATTAACTGGTTCAGAAAACTGGATTAATACCCCTCAAGAGCAATTAAACGAATTAAACTACTTAAAACAAGTTGAAGATGTAGATTGGCTGGGAATTTCACCAGCATTGACTTTTGAAGCAGGCCCAGAGGCTGCAGGTTATATGTTAGGTAACAATACTCTTCTCTTTAATAACAATAATGAATCTAAGGTAACCTCTGGAACAATGGCTCGCTTGATTGTAAATGAAATTGTTCATCCAAAGCACCATAAAGAAAGAATTACTTTAGTTGATGAATAA
- a CDS encoding helix-turn-helix domain-containing protein produces MTIGELLKENRKKLNLTQKEMAGTIVSTSFYSRVEQDNTRISAIDLLKILKVHHINISDFIDQLTIKLNNQTDEDEIIDTLFIAFFNNDIDTVMQLKKYIYLRASQTTKLYIKLIEALLKQDRTILNKQDEDLIRKELFNGLNWSIPTLKLFTNSMFIYTSDELSFLLTSILNKYQTTKNETVQKFIASICINFLDLCYKRKNFTFWKKGISFLFSLPSTPELLMYKLLGKYYQAILEKDKTTIDHIKTTLMLSGFSNYIELLPNI; encoded by the coding sequence ATGACAATTGGAGAATTACTAAAAGAAAATCGCAAGAAACTAAATCTTACACAAAAAGAAATGGCCGGAACAATAGTTTCAACGTCTTTCTACTCTCGAGTCGAACAGGATAATACTCGTATTTCAGCCATTGATTTACTTAAAATTTTAAAAGTCCATCACATCAATATATCTGATTTCATTGATCAACTAACCATTAAACTAAATAATCAAACTGATGAAGATGAAATAATAGATACACTATTTATTGCATTTTTTAATAACGATATAGACACTGTCATGCAATTAAAAAAATATATATACTTACGGGCATCACAAACTACAAAATTATATATAAAATTAATTGAAGCTCTTTTAAAACAAGATAGGACTATATTAAATAAACAGGATGAAGATCTCATCAGAAAAGAACTATTTAACGGTTTAAATTGGTCAATTCCAACATTAAAATTATTTACTAATTCTATGTTTATTTATACTTCTGATGAGTTATCTTTTCTACTAACTTCTATTTTAAATAAATATCAAACAACTAAAAATGAAACAGTTCAAAAGTTCATTGCAAGTATTTGTATAAATTTTTTAGATTTATGTTATAAAAGAAAAAACTTTACCTTTTGGAAAAAGGGAATATCTTTTTTGTTTAGTTTGCCTAGTACTCCAGAACTGTTGATGTATAAATTGCTTGGCAAATATTATCAAGCCATTTTAGAAAAAGATAAAACTACTATAGATCATATCAAGACCACTCTTATGCTTTCAGGATTTTCAAATTATATAGAATTGTTGCCTAACATTTAA
- a CDS encoding ThiF family adenylyltransferase encodes MFYKTSYLATGGCSNHQGILGVGTKQYFVSEADYLKSLKILDFLLNKKTYDEVIKFCEKNNINKSIFDTLVEHNLIVKENLYVEKKDDLNFKNKLYFHALGLNGNALAKEFADTTFVIVGCGGIGNFISFAIGSLSPRKIELIDGDKIEKSNLNRQFLFTENDIGKYKVDVLKKNLVERNNKLSISEYKEYVSKEVLHNIFEQNKKNKTLVILSGDSFSALSLTAKACVKSEIPFLNIGYLNDISAIGPFYIPGISSCPFCHNALSISDDISSGHNESKILEDRINANNEAPSSFTNNALAASMGMADIIEFLSHNYERINSLNKRFGINSATFEKYVLEVNRDRKCEICSHGE; translated from the coding sequence ATGTTTTACAAGACTAGTTATTTAGCAACAGGTGGCTGTAGTAATCATCAAGGGATTTTAGGTGTAGGAACGAAACAATACTTTGTAAGTGAAGCCGACTATCTTAAGTCTTTAAAAATTTTAGATTTTTTATTAAATAAAAAAACATATGATGAAGTTATAAAATTTTGTGAAAAAAATAATATTAATAAATCTATATTTGACACATTAGTTGAGCATAATTTAATTGTTAAAGAAAATCTTTATGTTGAGAAAAAGGATGATTTAAATTTTAAAAATAAACTATATTTTCATGCATTAGGCTTAAATGGAAATGCACTTGCAAAAGAATTTGCAGATACTACCTTTGTAATTGTAGGGTGTGGGGGAATTGGAAATTTTATTTCATTTGCTATAGGTTCACTATCACCGAGAAAAATAGAATTAATTGATGGTGATAAAATTGAAAAAAGTAATCTTAATAGACAATTTTTATTTACAGAAAATGATATTGGTAAATATAAAGTAGATGTTCTTAAAAAGAACTTGGTTGAGAGAAATAATAAATTAAGTATTAGTGAATATAAAGAGTATGTTTCTAAAGAAGTATTACATAATATTTTTGAACAAAATAAGAAAAATAAAACTTTAGTTATTCTATCTGGTGACAGTTTTTCTGCATTATCTTTAACTGCAAAAGCATGTGTAAAAAGTGAAATACCTTTTCTTAATATAGGATATTTAAATGATATTTCAGCTATAGGGCCTTTTTATATACCTGGTATTTCTAGTTGTCCGTTTTGTCACAATGCGTTATCTATTTCTGATGACATATCTAGTGGACATAATGAAAGCAAAATTTTAGAAGATAGAATCAATGCTAATAACGAGGCACCATCAAGTTTTACAAATAATGCACTTGCTGCCAGCATGGGAATGGCTGATATTATTGAGTTCTTATCTCATAATTACGAACGTATTAATTCTTTAAATAAGAGATTTGGGATTAATAGTGCTACATTTGAAAAATACGTATTAGAAGTAAATAGAGATAGAAAATGCGAGATATGTAGTCATGGAGAATAA